A window of the Microplitis mediator isolate UGA2020A chromosome 5, iyMicMedi2.1, whole genome shotgun sequence genome harbors these coding sequences:
- the LOC130668780 gene encoding uncharacterized protein LOC130668780 isoform X15: MGQYSSAHVTLNLNVHPAFVSIIGHTSPPPPAPSSGHLQQQQQQQDNSPPRGPRTLLLRRSENGFGFTLRHFIVYPPESCCMLPGHERTKIEEPMDTIFVKQVRANSPAAEAGLRTGDRVVSVDGVPTRGEQYASVVQRIQQAEPWLRLLVVSKEDDILQRYFGDTAHNPETNQRPARLRSPDKILQKQRRSMSMIPGPSSRTRQSWICQTLPSSENQGTAGSSYRLREDTFKDQSANKMTTSVPNIQRRPLTEARNHESIYGRTDDRSQRRSLPQQQDIIDPMGQVYRSPPDARFDLYDRTRSESIYSRPSSEQIYDRIKDPIYERVRPDLNTFSKSLDHQYPMSRAEPQVPIYRPGRRVVTRRASEGSGPINDSEGSGGVGGGQMAYSNNDGFKSGDPGSRLSVESRQDSSPVSKDSSISSSYDSTSTLTGNECSDDSIMTRLRKSFEQKEEFLRRPSHPIGWLLPDEMTRINQCQGVIQREFYARPQKLQRQVWPPSEQQNQQQVIDTAHHQTLNRNNTLERIKNNKPSNQNLQRVRNDMVEVGSDVTNSNDVKNGEREGAQAIRDKFYSSLYDTNNQYGKENNFNNYPTSKTVVNNESPSRNTPNSSPRNTSNNKNTFITTLSRIHENVTSLAQQQQQQQQQQQQHQQQQQQQHQHQQQQQQQQSCHELRNGTSSLPSSPGPDKKTPDKFPVPPQGLQIVSRRAKQFESGRLLSDDDEPTSDRTNLYKSELSRLSNKRSVPNVAVRKREFESKAESHETRRITANRESKSLDSGKGLSGNRIIPIGSKYIHCEPPSGYRDDKVVYIVETPAMDMEPVRLRARSNSAESWEAVNGGTTRRGVRHTWQTEPEDPEGETRNSKAKRQDSYLQAVRNHLDRESHVIQQRERTTEESKIMEPNSVYPSALSEVISRTTPSSMPTVTISPPQPVRPNQLPIPNPLRPLDSRESSFNHQHLSSDQQNVDDQESTGTTLAPGSNPTSNDVVLRRQKNSQLSDEERATRRVSYLKATWGERMHVDSDLELSDTESVVQAIRSIHRRWRPPLFPSDITPLRRIFEDVTQAASLHRHYHRNSIANTHSSTACSAGTPKDVEPVEREGSLHVKFTVLDGKRSTDRSWKQVWGVLRGPILYFYKDRHTQSPSATSDSDVGQHVDVRCSLVDVADDYTKRKHVFRVANTSAEVLLQTDDAASMALWLRALHKHAAAEKPSDGNSSTTKQQAVPQTPGPTTPSSGSPAGGQRLSPLPGHKGIRKLTSFRNRSPTGQSPVNKTRKPSQTVEPLQSPKSKTWKGRVAKQLRKMHGQAGSPSSPTAQLQPEGATFKVPLELCPVSSFSEFVPLIVEMCTSIVEARGLEVIGIYRVPGNTAAISQLTESVNKGFENINLQDPRWSDVNVISSLLKSFFRQLPDSLLTAELYPMFIDADKIEDPQRRMATIRKLLRDLPEHHFETLKYLMFHLKKVVEHSEVNKMEAKNLAIVFGPTLVRASGSRDNMVTMVTDMSHQCRIVESLLNNVDWFFCEEDLDDLSRLSVNLSLPADGSEVETSNTNHNLLLNNIQKVEGMREMVSAKDIVSSIISAANRKIQRRRKGQEEQESEDHEDEKTKGKQDESLGVIRQSMALNERQCSVSEMVLMHENKNQPNHTNENIDRNTVISSENTSPLNSSSISSRSMYPGSPVNQQQEQQHQQQQQQQQQSQQLSTTSLSLDSSRLSSDVGSGSLDTVSTISNLSNETKQSNDEVAIRTYAGLSATTQERIRRFEQETKAMLQRDQHRQRREAEKREEERRRIEMEWQLAKREMENDDILDGIIDTAVGTPYLTDRMSNLNDRLAERSSVDSNGTDSHRSKSTTRLTPLSIAVQQQPTARQKAQATNQLTNIIGDKINNGIIKKFKTDKEGAIS; the protein is encoded by the exons ATCGGCCATACATCACCCCCACCACCTGCACCATCTTCTGGTCATCtacagcagcaacaacaacagcaagaTAATTCACCACCACGCGGACCACGTACACTCTTACTACGACGCAGCGAAAATGGATTTGGATTTACCCTTCGTCACTTTATCGTCTATCCGCCCGAGTCCTGCTGT atgctGCCAGGACACGAGCGGACAAAAATCGAAGAGCCAATGGACACAATTTTCGTAAAACAAGTACGAGCAAATTCACCAGCAGCAGAAGCAGGCCTTCGAACTGGAGATCGTGTCGTATCAGTGGACGGTGTGCCAACTCGTGGCGAGCAGTACGCAAGTGTCGTTCAGCGAATCCAGCAAGCAGAACCTTGGCTCAGACTACTAGTTGTTTCTAAAGAAGACGATATATTACAAAGg tactTCGGTGATACTGCGCACAATCCAGAGACAAATCAACGACCAGCACGACTACGTTCTCCCgacaaaatattacaaaaacaACGTAGGTCGATGAGTATGATTCCTGGACCGTCATCAAGAACAAGACAATCTTGGATTTGCCAAACACTTCCTAGCTCTGAAAATCAAGGTACTGCAGGTTCTTCGTATCGATTACGCGAGGATACATTTAAAGATCAATCGGCAAATAAAATGACGACATCAGTACCAAATATTCAACGACGGCCATTAACAGAAGCACGTAATCATGAAAGTATTTATGGTCGTACTGACGATCGTAGTCAAAGAAGATCATTACCACAGCAGCAAGATATTATTGATCCGATGGGACAGGTTTATCGATCACCACCTGACGCAAGATTCGATTTATACGATCGTACACGTTCTGAGTCGATATACTCACGACCAAGTAGCGAGCAAATCTACGACAGGATCAAGGATCCAATTTACGAGCGAGTTAGACCagatttaaatacatttagtAAGTCGCTGGATCATCAGTATCCCATGTCTCGGGCTGAACCACAAGTACCAATTTACCGGCCTGGAAGACGCGTTGTTACAAGACGCGCAAGTGAAGGTAGTGGTCCAATAAATGATTCAGAAGGGAGTGGGGGAGTAGGAGGAGGACAGATGGCTTATAGTAATAACGATGGATTTAAATCTGGTGATCCAGGATCAAGATTAAGTGTGGAATCAAGGCAAGATTCGTCACCGGTTAGTAAAGATAGCAGTATATCTTCTTCTTACGATTCAACTTCAACGCTGACGGGTAATGAATGTTCAGATGATTCTATTATGACGAGACTGAGAAAGAGTTTTGAACAAAAGGAAGAATTTTTACGGCGTCCAAGTCATCCTATTGGTTGGTTATTGCCTGATGAAATGACGAGGATAAACCAGTGTCAAGGTGTCATTCAACGTGAATTTTATGCGCGACCTCAAAAACTTCAGAGACAGGTTTGGCCACCGAGTGAACAACAAAATCAACAACAAGTTATTGATACCGCGCATCATCAAACacttaatagaaataatactttggaaagaattaaaaataataaacctaGTAATCAGAATTTACAGAGAGTGCGTAATGATATGGTTGAAGTTGGTAGTGACGTTACTAATTCTAATGACGTAAAGAATGGTGAACGTGAAGGTGCACAAGCAATacgtgataaattttattcatcttTATATGATACTAACAATCAATAtggtaaagaaaataattttaataattatccgACTAGTAAAACTGTAGTTAATAATGAATCACCAAGTCGCAATACTCCGAACTCATCACCGAGAAATACaagcaataataaaaatacatttattacgACCTTATCAAGGATACATGAAAATGTTACAAGTTTGGctcagcaacaacaacaacaacaacaacagcagcaacaacaccaacaacaacagcaacaacaacaccaacatcaacagcagcaacaacagcaacagaGCTGTCATGAACTTCGAAATGGCACTTCATCGCTGCCTTCATCACCTGGACCAGACAAAAAAACGCCAGATAAATTTCCAGTACCGCCTCAAGGACTTCAAATTGTTTCACGTCGAGCTAAACAATTTGAATCCGGTAGACTACTCAGTGATGATGACGAGCCAACTAGTGATCGTACGAATTTGTACAAAAGTGAGTTGTCAAGGTTATCAAATAAACGAAGTGTACCAAATGTTGCTGTACGAAAACGTGAATTTGAATCAAAAGCTGAATCACATGAAACTAGAAGAATTACTGCTAATCGTGAAAGTAAATCATTAGATTCCG GCAAAGGGTTATCGGGAAATCGAATAATTCCGATAGGCAGCAAATACATCCATTGCGAACCACCTTCGGGTTACAGAGATGATAAAG tcGTTTATATCGTAGAAACACCGGCGATGGATATGGAACCGGTTCGGTTGCGAGCACGAAGTAATAGCGCTGAATCTTGGGAAGCTGTGAACGGAGGAACGACCCGACGAGGCGTCAGACATACCTGGCAGACAGAACCCGAGGATCCGGAGGGTGAAACACGAAACAGCAAGGCTAAGAGACAAGACAGCTATCTTCAGGCTGTTAGAAACCACCTCG ACCGAGAATCTCACGTGATCCAGCAGCGTGAAAGAACAACCGAGGAGTCAAAAATCATGGAACCGAATTCAGTATACCCATCAGCATTATCAGAGGTCATTTCAAGAACAACTCCAAGCAGCATGCCGACCGTAACCATTAGTCCTCCCCAGCCAGTCCGGCCAAATCAACTTCCTATCCCAAACCCTCTGCGTCCTTTAGATAGTCGAGAGAGCTCATTCAATCACCAGCATTTATCATCTGATCAGCAGAATGTGGACGACCAAGAGTCCACTGGCACGACCCTAG cTCCGGGCTCCAATCCAACGTCCAATGATGTGGTTCTAAGGCGACAGAAAAATAGTCAACTCA gcGATGAAGAACGTGCAACAAGACGCGTTTCTTATCTCAAAGCTACGTGGGGTGAACGGATGCATGTGGACAGTGATCTAGAATTGAGTGATACTGAGTCGGTAGTTCAAGCAATACGcag CATACACAGGCGATGGAGACCGCCACTGTTTCCTAGCGACATTACGCCACTTCGGCGTATCTTCGAGGATGTTACTCAAGCTGCATCACTGCACCGCCACTACCATCG TAACAGCATCGCAAATACACATAGTAGTACCGCATGCAGCGCCGGGACGCCGAAGGACGTCGAACCGGTCGAGCGAGAAGGATCCCTTCACGTCAAGTTTACTGTACTTGATGGCAAG agATCTACAGACCGTTCGTGGAAGCAAGTATGGGGCGTTCTTCGTGGTCCTATCCTATACTTTTACAAGGACCGTCACACTCAG agTCCATCTGCAACGAGTGATAGTGACGTAGGACAACATGTCGACGTGAGATGTTCTTTAGTTGACGTAGCTGATGATTACACCAAGAGGAAACATGTATTTCGTGTGGCTAATACAAGTGCGGAAGTGCTTTTACAAACGGACGACGCAGCATCGATGGCACTTTGGCTGAGAGCGCTTCATAAACATGCTGCTGCTGAAAAGCCTTcg gATGGTAATTCAAGTACAACGAAGCAACAAGCTGTGCCACAAACACCTGGACCAACAACACCAAGTAGCGGTAGTCCAGCTGGAGGACAACGTCTAAGTCCATTGCCAGGTCACAAAGGCATTAGAAAATTGACGTCTTTCCGTAATCGTTCGCCAACTGGTCAATCACCTGTTAATAAAACCCGGAAGCCAAGTCAGACAGTAGAACCACTGCAGTCACCGAAATCTAAAACGTGGAAAGGTCGTGTTGCTAAACAACTCAGAAAGATGCATGGCCAGGCTGGTTCACCATCCTCGCCAACAGCCCAATTACAGCCTGAGGGTGCTACTTTCAAAGTTCCCTTGGAATTGTGCCCAGTG TCTTCATTCTCGGAATTTGTACCGTTGATTGTTGAAATGTGCACCAGTATCGTTGAAGCGAGGGGTCTTGAAGTTATTGGAATTTATCGAGTGCCTGGAAATACTGCGGCTATTTCTCAACTTACTGAAAGTGTCAATAAAGgctttgaaaatattaatttacag gaTCCACGATGGAGTGATGTAAATGTTATATCATCTTTATTGAAATCATTCTTCAGACAACTTCCTGACTCATTATTAACAGCCGAGCTTTATCCCATGTTTATTGACGCAGATAAAATAGAAGATCCCCAAAGAAGAATGGCAacaataagaaaattattaagagATTTACCCGAACATCATTTTGaaacacttaaatatttaatgtttcatttgaaaaaagttgTTGAACACAGTGAAGTTAATAAAATGGAAGCTAAAAATTTGGCTATTGTATTTGGGCCAACTCTGGTACGAGCTAGTGGTTCAAGGGATAATATGGTTACTATGGTTACGGACATGTCGCATCAGTGTAGGATTGTCGAGAGCTTATTGAacaat gtCGATTGGTTCTTCTGTGAAGAAGACTTAGACGACTTGAGTAGATTAAGCGTTAACCTGAGTCTTCCTGCCGACGGCAGTGAAGTTGAAACATCAAATACCAATCACAACCTTCTactaaataatattcaaaaagttgaaG GCATGCGTGAAATGGTCTCAGCTAAGGACATTGTATCTTCAATCATATCCGCAGCAAACAGAAAGATACAAAGGCGAAGGAAAGGTCAAGAGGAGCAGGAGAGTGAAGATCACGAAGATGAAAAg aCTAAAGGAAAACAAGACGAATCATTGGGAGTTATTCGACAAAGTATGGCATTGAATGAACGACAATGCTCAGTAAGTGAAATGGTACTGATGCATGAGAATAAAAATCAACCAAACCATACAAATGAAAATATAGATCGTAACACAGTGATCAGTAGTGAAAACACAAGTCCATTAAATAGTTCATCAATATCAAGTAGATCAATGTATCCCGGTAGTCCAGTAAACCAACAACAAGAGCAACAACAtcagcaacagcaacagcagcaacaacaatcGCAACAACTTTCCACCACTTCACTTAGTTTAGACTCTTCACGATTGTCTAGTGACGTTGGTTCTGGTAGTTTGGATACTGTTTCGACAATTTCAAATCTATCAAACGAAACAAAACAGAGTAACGACGAAGTGGCAATACGTACATATGCCGGATTAAGTGCGACGACCCAAGAACGAATACGTAGATTTGAGCAAGAAACAAAAGCAATGTTGCAACGTGACCAGCATCGGCAGAGACGTGAAGCTGAGAAACGTGAAGAAGAACGACGGAGAATTGAAATGGAATGGCAACTTGCCAAAAGAGAGATGGAGAATGATGATATCCTTGATGGGATCATAGACACAGCAGTTGGAACCCCTTATCTTACTGATCGAATGTCGAATTTAAATGACAGGCTTGCTGAGAGATCTAGTGTTGATAGCAATGGTACTGATAGCCACAGGTCGAAATCTACCACGAGATTGACCCCATTATCTATAGCTGTACAGCAGCAACCTACTGCACGACAGAAAGCACAAGCTACCAATCAATTGACTAATATTATAGGCGATAAAATCAATAAtggtattattaaaaaattcaagacaGATAAAGAG GGAGCGATCTCTTGA